GATTCATTGGGTAACGAAGAAAAACAAAGAATCCGTGCTTACCTGCCGAACTCAGTTAAGTTTACAACCACATCCACGAGGGAGTTGGATCGGATTGCCTCTGATAAAAATCACCAAGGTTATGTGATCATTCGGACCAAACAAAAAGCATTTGCCTCACTTGGGTTTGAACATTTTAAACAAAATGTTGAGGTCGGTGCAGGTCCCATTTTGATTTTGGACCGGATCCAAGATCCAGGTAATTTGGGAAATATTTTACGAACTGCTGAATGTATGGGCGTAAAACATGTGTTAATGTCTGATCGTGATACTTCCCCTATTACGCCTGTTGTGGAAAAAGTTTCTGCCGGAGCCGTCCATCATTTGCAAATCTATCGTGTTGCCAATTTAATGCATGGAATGGAGTTTTTGAAAAAGAACGAATATTGGAT
This genomic window from Leptospira bandrabouensis contains:
- the rlmB gene encoding 23S rRNA (guanosine(2251)-2'-O)-methyltransferase RlmB, which codes for MEKSPVEILFGKRNFFEFLESLDQMAPERGIKTIREVIVKDSLGNEEKQRIRAYLPNSVKFTTTSTRELDRIASDKNHQGYVIIRTKQKAFASLGFEHFKQNVEVGAGPILILDRIQDPGNLGNILRTAECMGVKHVLMSDRDTSPITPVVEKVSAGAVHHLQIYRVANLMHGMEFLKKNEYWILATDEEGEESIWETLPDASQMAVIMGNEGEGVKRLLLEEADYVARIPLFGSVTSLNVVVACGITLDRVQNVSR